The Athalia rosae chromosome 4, iyAthRosa1.1, whole genome shotgun sequence DNA segment TTCAGCAGAGCTTCTGTTACTAACGCTTTTACTAGATCCTtcactttcttcttttttaattttctttttatttttagcttCTACTTCAACGCTAGTGGCATTCTCTACCTTTTCCAAATCATGAGTCCTCTTCCTCAAGGCTTTTCTCTGCACCTTTCGTGCTAATAAACGATCTTCCATACACGTTAGATCATCACCTTCGGCATTAATTATGACAACATCAGATTCTTCAAACGGCTGTTGACACTTGTGGCAGACCTGCCAACAAATTACAGAGATGACATTTGATATTTTGCTATTCAGTTAAAAAAGGCAATACTCAAGGAATGGTATTTGGAATCTTACCTTGGTCTTTACTTCTTTAAGCGCTCGTTCGCTCATTACACAGCCACATGACCATAAAAAGCAGTATTTGTATTTGCCATTCATTTCTAGGCCAATCACTGGACAAATGTAGGGACTTCTTCCCCCATCGACATAACAATCACCTTTTTCTGCCTTGGGACCCTCATAGGCGGGATTATCAGTCAAATTCAAATCTCTGACATCTCTAATTGCCTTGATGTGCGCGGCTGTTTCCGGAAGCATTGAACGATCCAGAAGACCTTCAATCACTGCTTCTTTGCTATAAAGACGTCCTAGACCACAGGCAACAATTGGTGGCTGTAAAGGTAACTGCCGGATGGCACAATGCTTCCACCTGAATGATAGCTCTGCATCTTTGTCTTTCTGTAAGGTGGCATAAATGTCATATTAATACGTGGGAAAAATAGTGAGATCAACAATAATTGACCGATGGAAGCAAAATATTACGGCATGCAAAGTGAGAATCGTGACAGATTTCAATGTAAAAGGGGAGGGCAAGGGAGTTGACGTTCTTGTAGCATAAACATTGCACTATATCTCTAGGTCTATGAGATTGTGTTAATCGAACTAACCTGTTCTGGCTTCTTTTTAACACGTACTAACTCGTCCCGACGTGGAATTGTTCCACCGTCACATCCCATTTTACGATTTCAGGTTTCAACTGTGAGTTGAATCGTCTACGAGAAAAGCTCAAACTAGTTTAACCTGATTGAATCTACTCGACAGAATAGATTAATATGGATTAATCACAGGAAAACAATGAGGAAAACAAATGTAATACGACAAGAAAATGGGCGTCAGCTGTTTGCGTTTCTAGCTACTGAAAGCCTTGGGCAGAGGGCAGTAGAGAGTCACGTGAGATAGACATGGGACAGTACGTGAGACGTGAGATAATGGTGGAAGGTGGCAGTCGAGCAGTGTGCGCGGTCCGTCTGAATTTCGCGAGGAATTCAGTTTGTTGCTGAATTTGTTCAGTTTCGTCGGTGTATCTGACTATAAGGTGAATACATTTGTTCAGTAACAATATCTGAGCGCCTTTAACGATTCCATCGACTCGAGTCACTTAATTTTGGAAGTGCCAGGCACCGCGAGAGGCTGATCTGATCAAACGTCTGGCTGGGCGGGTGGGCCTGATGCCGTAGCTCCTTCTGTTTGCCTCTATCTGCGACTCTACATTCATTACTTTTGTTCACGTCGTAGccccgagaaattttttttatattcactaTCGAGGGTCTCCTGTCGCTCGACGTGTTTCGCGCATTCACACCGAATTCGTTAAACGAACGTTATGGGGTGGGTGGATTATTGATTTTGCAATAATCGGAGGGCCAAGCGAAGACGACTGGCGTCAAGAGACGTCGAGACGTCCGACACATTCGTCTGCTCTCATCGGTAACTCTGCTCAAGGACATTTTACTACCAAAACTTGAGATCTtttcgaaagttgaaaagtgctttcatttcgtttcaataCGTCCATTGCATTATGACTACATCGGAGATTCGTGTCGCGTTTACCAGTCACGTGGAAATGGTAGAAATTACGTAATGTCTTAGAAAAACGCCGAAGTGCCACGCCCCCTTTTATTCAGTCTCTATTCCCATTTGATATTCCGACACACTATTTTCTGTAGGTAGCTTGTTGTGGCGCTCAGATtcttaaaaaataatcaacatatattttttccaatttagcTTGTAATAAATATTGCAAACGTACTCGTACGCAATCTATGTACTCGCAATCAGATCACTTGGTGTTCTGTAGAAGTGGCGACATCTAGTCAAATAAACTAACCAACGTTTGCATTTTCCAGAAGCCAAGTGTTGCTCAGTGGGCGTTGTGAAGAATATTTGCGATGACTGAGTACTGGCTGATTTCGGCTCCTGGCGACAAGACCTGCCAGCAAACATGGGAGGCTATGAACAATTTAACATCCAAGCAGAATTCGCTGTCATCAAATTTCAAGTTTCACATACCCGACTTGAAGGTTGGCACTTTGGACCAGCTCGTCGGCCTTTCCGACGACCTTGGTAAACTTGACACATTTGTAGAGCAGGTGACACGCAAGGTTGCTACATACTTGGGGGAAGTTCTCGAAGATCAGAGAGACAAGCTACACGAAAATTTGATGGCCAACAACAGTGAGTCTTTCTGCTCCACTCCACTATCTATCCATCTTTTTATCCATATCGTCTCTGTAATGAAGGGCTACTCTGTACATGAAAGTTCTGGTGCCTTATGGTCAAATAGATGTTTGGTCAAGTTTTTCAGAATAAATGCACTGGACCATTTTTGGAATTAGtctgttttttgttatttagaAAATGACtaggatattttttatcttgtaATTATCCAGCGGTCGTTTTCCCCGCCATGGTCTGTGATGATTCTGTAAATTCTGTATCAACTGAGCTGTGTTAGTGATTCGCAGTCATGAATCTCAAAACTTGAATACATAGGCTTTGGTAAAACAGCCTTGAGAAACGAGCATTTTGTATGATTTTGACTTCATTGCAAATAATTTATAGATTGAGTTTGTAGTAAGGCACCACGAACTCTTGGTTACGTGTATCCATTTGTATTAAGTTACATCCACATTATTAGTCAACCACAATTTGTGGTAACAATTAATACTGAACACAACACGATACAACCACACAAATATTGGAGAGGAATTTCTTTTATCGATAGTTTTGAATACCTTTTGTTTAAGTTTATCAGAGCCCAACTTAAGTTCTTGTTCAAGTCTCCGGTACAATGGGTCCCTATTTTATGCCCCAACTTCCCTAATTGCCCTGTGGTATACGAAAATACGATAACGTATGTAATTATCAAATGCCAGGTATCCGTACGGTGGTTGATGCGAATTAAAGCGcgaattacttttatttaaaATGCTGTCCTAGGCGGATCATCCTTTTTCGATATGCGTGTGGTAATGGGCTATTGTTCGACAACATTTGAGTAACATTGTATTTCTAATTCGGTTATATTTGAATTGTGGCTCAACATTACGTATTTTGTTTAAAACGTGGGATATTCTCCTCGAATGCGTCAGCTACTGTACGAATGTACTGCCCAATATATAAtgcaatttatatacatatgtacgtagagTGCTTGGTTTCCTGGATTTGATTCAAGACAAATattaattgcttttttttttcttcattgttTACCATCGATAATTTCTGTTGGCGGTGTTGCTTGGCTTGCGTCGATTCAGTTGGACCACACTAACCCTTTTCCCTTgccttttttatcattctttttcactaacaatgtatgaaatatatcCACACCGTTCACGATTTGCGCACAACATCCCGAAGGGTTTATGAGTAATCGaaaaagtattaaaaaaatattgtcaaaaaataaagagaaacggCCGCTGAATCTGTTCAAACCACAAGGAGGTGAACGAATCGAAATGCATCCGGAATCTGGGACCACGATTCTTGGCGTAAAACAAATTTAACGTACAAAGTGGAGGATCAAAGGAGTTGCTTGGGTTACTGTGGTCATCGAGGTTCGATTAGTAACCGCGTCTAGGTTTCATTCTTTGgttccctcaattttttttttttttattaatacacTTCCGAAAGTAATTGGCTGTTTGCGTTGCACGGTAAAATCATTTATTTGCCGCATCTGTTATATTGTTTCGGCTGCCAATCAGTCCTTCCatgattgtttatttattttcacattgaTCTTACATTTTGATTTAGTTTTTGGTCACTCTGCTTTTATTTTAACTCGAACAAATTAATGGAGCGTCAGGTCTTACGCAGCACTATTCCAAACAGCAGTTAAAACAGgcagatttcatatttttcgttcataagtctgaaaaaaaattagagtacTCCTTTAATTATGGTGATGATAGCCCTATCTGCCTGATTTTTGTCAGAGAAGGCTACATCATAATTAGTGacatcaattttcgaaattcttctgAAGCTCTGTGTAATGTAACGCCAAGATGGTTTTGTATAGTTAGATCGAACGGCATCGAATTCTCTCAGCGAAAGAGGTAGAGGATCGCTCTCGTGGAAATAACTTGACGCTCCACTTTAATATCTTCGAAgtagatttcattttattttcgttctatTTGGTTGCATATTGCCTTTAGGCGTTTGCATAGGACGCAATTATAGTTGAAtgagacgtaaaaaaaaaacaaacaaaacaaaaaaaaaacgggaggagATTGGGACTGGGCTGTAATGGATAGGTCAAGCGTCAATGGACGGGGAGATTTCACCCCTCGGCGGGGAGCCGGACACTCCGCCAAACACACCTGTCACCCCGTCACACAAGACTTCCAGGGAGCGCCGTGAACAATGGAGGGAGACGGAAGAACCAGGGTTGACAGCCTCCGTAGGTCAGCATCATCGCCaacgtcatcatcatcacaaCCACGTCCACCTCAACCACAACCATCACAACCACCATCACAATTACCACCTTCACCAACATCCTTCAAACTCCGAAAAGAAACAGTCATCCAGTTCCCAAGGCACCTGTGAAGTTCGAACTCCAAACGATTCGTCGTCAATGTATTCGTGCTACCACACCCATTGGTGTGCGGCTTCCAATCCATCTACCCCAAGCCCAAGCCCTACCACCGGCAGTCCGTCTCCCTGTTTTTCTTCGGATGATGAAAATTGCGACCATAACGAACTGGAGAAGACGGGGCGGTCtggaattgtgaaaaaaacacGTCACACGTCGGCCGATCATCAGTCAGATGACAACGACGACGCTGACCAAGAACAAGACCATAGCAGCGATTTGCCCAGCCCAGGTACCCGTCCCACCACCAGACCCTCGTCAACCTCGACAAAACTCCTCATAACGCTGACCTAATCCTACGATTCCTGTTGCACCCCAAACGATGTCGGCATAAGCAAATTATCCCACAGTACCGTCCATCGGCGTTAACCCGGAGGGCTTGTCCCGCACGTTCCGCTATTCTCCAAAAACTTTCCGACCCGTATAAACTGACTAAATATCTCTGTTCTATCATTATTCAAATCTATTGTAAAACTATGCTTTCTCTTTCGTTGAGCCTCTATCTGTTGCCAATCAGCATAGAAGTGCGCTTCAAATTGACGAGTTTGCGGAACGGAAAAGAGCCAACAAATCTTGGCTTCTCTTCCTCGAGACGAACACTCCGGTCAAAATTGTTAACGTCAAAACCCACCCGAGCTTTCGCTTCTtctacttccttttttcttacaattagttatcTTCTACCACCGCTG contains these protein-coding regions:
- the LOC105692676 gene encoding replication termination factor 2, which codes for MGCDGGTIPRRDELVRVKKKPEQKDKDAELSFRWKHCAIRQLPLQPPIVACGLGRLYSKEAVIEGLLDRSMLPETAAHIKAIRDVRDLNLTDNPAYEGPKAEKGDCYVDGGRSPYICPVIGLEMNGKYKYCFLWSCGCVMSERALKEVKTKVCHKCQQPFEESDVVIINAEGDDLTCMEDRLLARKVQRKALRKRTHDLEKVENATSVEVEAKNKKKIKKEESEGSSKSVSNRSSAEDPAYKKSKDSYSVAKDPKATEVFKSLFTSHKSAGEQTRAHWVTYNPFYN